CGAGCACGGTGACGGCGATCATCAGGCCGGGGTTCGGGGCGACGGTGAACCAGACCGTCAGCCCGGCGAACGCGGCGAGCGCGCCGAGGTTGAGGGCGTTCTTGCCGGGCAGCGTCAGCGGGCGGGAGGCGATCCGGGCGGACAGCTTCAGGAAGGCGACGATCGAGCCGGTGAAGGTGACCCCGCCGATGAAGATGCCGATGAACACCTCGGCGTGGTGGATGGCCAGCAGGTCGGCGGCGACGTGGGTCTGTGCCGAGCCGTGCGCCTCCACCTCCAGGTAGCTGTTCCAGCCGACCAGCACGGCGGCGAGGCCGACGAAGCTGTGGAGGACGGCGATGAGTTCGGGCATCTGGGTCATCTCGACCTGGCGGGCCCGCCAGATGCCGATCACCGCGCCGAGCGCCATCGCCACCAGGATCAGGGCGACGGCGCCGACGGTGATGCTCTGGGCGGCCAGGACGACGGTGGCGACCAGGGCGAGGGCCATGCCGGCGATGCCGTACACGACGCCGGCCCGGGAGGTGCGGTGCTGGGAGAGGCCGGCGAGGCTGAGGATGAACAGCAGCGCGGCGACCAGGTCTGCGGCGTGGGAGGCCGTGGTGGTAGTCATCGCGGCTCAGCCTTTCGAGAACATGTTCAGCATGCGGCGGGTGACGGCGAAGCCGCCGAAGATGTTCACGCTCGTCAGCAGGATCGCCACGAAGGACAGCGCGGTGACGGCCGCGCTCTCGTGCCCGATCTGCAGCAGGGCGCCGATCACCACGATCCCGGAGATCGCGTTGGTCACCGACATCAGCGGCGTGTGCAGGGCGTGGTGGACCTTGCCGATGACGTAGTAGCCGATCACCACCGCCAGGGTGAACACCGTGAAGTTCTCGGCGAGTTGGGCGGGGGCGAAGGCGATCAGGGCGAGCATCGCGAGCAGGCCGCCGCCGATCAGGCCGAACCGGGCGGCGGGGCTGAGCCCGGCCTTCTCGGGCTGGACGGCCGCGGGGGCGGCCGCGGGCTGGGCCGTGGGCGCGGCGGAGACGGAGACCGGCGGCGGGGGCCAGGTGGTCTCGCCCTCCCGGACCACGGTCACGGCCCGCTGCACCACGTCCTCGAAGTCCAGGACCAGCTGCCCGTCCTTGCCGGGGGTGAGCAGCTTCAGCAGGTTGACCAGGTTGGTGCCGAACAGCTGGGAGGCCTGGGCCGGGAGCCGGGAGGCCAGGTCGGTGTAGCCGATGATGGTGACGCCGTTGTCGGTGACGATGGTGCGGCCGGGTACGGTGCCCTCGACGTTGCCGCCCTGGGCGGCGGCCATGTCGACGATGACGCTGCCGGGCTTCATCGCCGCCACGTCCTCGGCGGTGACCAGGCGCGGCGCGGGCCGGCCGGGGATCAGCGCGGTGGTGACGATGATGTCCACGTCCGCGGCCTGCTCGTGGTAGAGCCGGGCGGCGGCGAGGTCGTAGTCGGCGGAGGTGGCCTTGGCGTAGCCGTCGGTGCTCGCCTCCTGGGCCACCTCCACGGGGAGGTACTCGCCGCCCAGCGACCGTACCTGGTCGGCGACTTCCGGCCGGGGGTCGGTGGCCCGGACGATGGCGCCGAGGCTGGAGGCGGCGCCGATGGCGGCGAGGCCGGCCACGCCGGCGCCGGCCACCAGGACCTTCGCCGGCGGGACCTTGCCCGCGGCGGTGACCTGGCCGGTGAAGAAGCGTCCGAACACGTGGGCCGCCTCGATCACCGCCCGGTAGCCGGCGATGTTCGCCATGGAGCTGAGCACGTCCATGGACTGGGCCCGGGAGATCCGCGGCACCGCGTCCAGCGAGAGCGCGGTGATCGGACGGGCGGACAGCGCCTCCAGCAGCTCGGGCCGCTGCGCGGGGGCGAGCAGGCCGATCAGGGTGGCGCCGTCGTTCATCCGGGCGATCTCCCCGGTGGACGGGGCGTTGACCTTCAGCACGATGTCGGCGGACCAGGCGTCGTCGATCTGCGCACCGGCCTCGACGTACGCCTCGTCGGTGAAGCCGGAGGCCGCGCCGGCCTCGGCCTCGACGACGACCTGGTAGCCGAGGGCGAGCAGTCCGCGGACCGTCGACGGGGTCG
The window above is part of the Kitasatospora sp. HUAS MG31 genome. Proteins encoded here:
- a CDS encoding Re/Si-specific NAD(P)(+) transhydrogenase subunit alpha, whose product is MSADDDSTHHPPRRIGVVAESTPGETRVAATPSTVRGLLALGYQVVVEAEAGAASGFTDEAYVEAGAQIDDAWSADIVLKVNAPSTGEIARMNDGATLIGLLAPAQRPELLEALSARPITALSLDAVPRISRAQSMDVLSSMANIAGYRAVIEAAHVFGRFFTGQVTAAGKVPPAKVLVAGAGVAGLAAIGAASSLGAIVRATDPRPEVADQVRSLGGEYLPVEVAQEASTDGYAKATSADYDLAAARLYHEQAADVDIIVTTALIPGRPAPRLVTAEDVAAMKPGSVIVDMAAAQGGNVEGTVPGRTIVTDNGVTIIGYTDLASRLPAQASQLFGTNLVNLLKLLTPGKDGQLVLDFEDVVQRAVTVVREGETTWPPPPVSVSAAPTAQPAAAPAAVQPEKAGLSPAARFGLIGGGLLAMLALIAFAPAQLAENFTVFTLAVVIGYYVIGKVHHALHTPLMSVTNAISGIVVIGALLQIGHESAAVTALSFVAILLTSVNIFGGFAVTRRMLNMFSKG